One window of the Asticcacaulis sp. SL142 genome contains the following:
- a CDS encoding caspase family protein — translation MTIVFERQLDGEEGTHALVIGVGSYPHLALPGLDPPDLESAVRGAIAFADCLIRHADALTPRLATLDLLLSPPGGVPATYLPPDGSLTAAGAVDPRPDASVEGAAEDNVEEAGLRWSTHLQATPDNVAVFYICGHGVATPSRMMVFLSDVKSKASRPWNPHVDVLVEAARLHRRSSVALGCFFIDACQEVIKEVDLAEADKQKIIRDPVEILPPGPDDENTNVYALVPGPRGALAWDDEHKVGGRFTQVLVQALDGAAACNFTGVGNWGVKLDDLHSRMKLLYGLNPLWADGKPFNPQPVYTPVARGPLVQFSSSPKVPVCIRFSPADILTSAISLNFVASTIPPDPQIFALTIDDHSGSASVSGWKDGIFIAWPKASFGSHRMRLSWRVLEDGVSASSGQTWRNPDRETAVDISEMRVTPVVVHDVS, via the coding sequence ATGACGATTGTCTTCGAGCGCCAGCTGGACGGAGAGGAAGGCACCCATGCACTGGTGATCGGTGTCGGAAGTTATCCGCACCTGGCTCTTCCGGGCCTTGATCCGCCCGATCTTGAAAGCGCTGTCCGCGGGGCGATCGCGTTCGCTGATTGTCTGATCCGACACGCGGACGCGCTGACGCCGCGACTGGCAACACTCGATCTGTTGCTGAGCCCGCCGGGCGGCGTGCCGGCAACATACCTTCCCCCCGACGGATCGCTAACGGCCGCAGGTGCGGTCGATCCTCGCCCCGACGCATCGGTCGAGGGGGCTGCCGAAGATAATGTTGAAGAGGCGGGATTGCGCTGGTCGACACACCTCCAGGCCACACCCGACAATGTCGCTGTCTTCTATATTTGCGGGCATGGTGTCGCGACGCCAAGCCGCATGATGGTTTTCCTGTCAGACGTTAAGAGCAAGGCAAGCCGGCCCTGGAACCCGCATGTCGATGTCTTGGTGGAAGCCGCCCGGCTTCACCGCCGATCCTCGGTGGCATTGGGGTGCTTTTTCATCGACGCTTGCCAGGAAGTCATCAAAGAGGTGGATCTGGCGGAAGCTGATAAACAGAAGATAATTCGCGATCCGGTCGAAATCCTGCCGCCCGGTCCGGACGATGAAAACACCAATGTCTACGCTCTGGTGCCAGGTCCGCGTGGCGCTCTCGCGTGGGATGACGAACACAAGGTAGGCGGTAGGTTTACGCAGGTTCTGGTGCAGGCGCTCGACGGAGCGGCTGCCTGTAACTTCACCGGTGTCGGCAACTGGGGCGTCAAGCTCGACGATCTGCATTCAAGAATGAAGCTCCTTTACGGACTCAACCCGCTTTGGGCCGACGGGAAGCCATTCAACCCACAGCCGGTCTACACGCCCGTTGCTCGCGGGCCGCTTGTGCAGTTTTCCTCGTCACCGAAGGTACCGGTCTGCATCAGGTTTTCGCCTGCCGACATACTGACGTCGGCTATTTCCCTTAATTTTGTCGCATCGACGATACCGCCGGATCCGCAGATATTTGCACTGACCATAGACGATCATTCAGGAAGCGCATCAGTCAGTGGGTGGAAGGATGGTATCTTCATCGCGTGGCCCAAGGCTTCGTTCGGGTCGCACCGTATGCGTCTGTCATGGAGGGTGCTTGAAGATGGGGTTTCTGCGTCCTCCGGACAAACCTGGCGTAATCCCGACCGCGAAACCGCAGTCGATATCTCCGAAATGCGCGTAACTCCCGTTGTTGTGCACGATGTGAGCTGA
- a CDS encoding lytic transglycosylase domain-containing protein has translation MTRWPLMVIAASLTMTGVSSQADPVRQGPWHDSFHTERLKPWAGYISVASQRFGIPTTWIEAVIMAESAGLTTLNGRPITSSAGAMGLMQLMPDTYEDMRISHALGADPHDPQDNILAGTAYLRAMYDRFGYPGLFAAYNAGPQRYERSFRGEPLPKETQIYLTKLTRNPAQIASGPEIFVRLNRDNPDVKPQQNAGLFVPLRADGTQEK, from the coding sequence ATGACCCGCTGGCCTCTGATGGTGATTGCCGCCAGTCTGACAATGACGGGCGTTTCGTCTCAGGCAGACCCCGTTCGTCAGGGGCCGTGGCACGACTCATTTCATACGGAACGCCTTAAGCCGTGGGCGGGCTACATTAGTGTCGCCTCTCAACGTTTTGGTATTCCGACAACCTGGATAGAGGCCGTCATCATGGCCGAAAGTGCGGGCCTGACCACTCTGAACGGACGCCCCATAACCTCATCGGCGGGGGCCATGGGCCTGATGCAACTGATGCCGGATACCTATGAAGACATGCGCATATCTCATGCCCTGGGGGCTGATCCTCATGACCCGCAGGATAATATTTTAGCGGGGACCGCCTATCTTCGGGCCATGTATGACCGGTTCGGCTATCCCGGATTATTTGCTGCCTATAATGCCGGACCGCAGCGGTATGAACGCAGTTTTCGGGGGGAGCCCCTGCCGAAAGAGACGCAAATCTATCTCACAAAACTCACCCGCAATCCGGCGCAGATAGCGTCAGGACCAGAGATTTTTGTGCGATTAAACCGTGACAATCCGGACGTAAAACCTCAGCAAAATGCCGGGCTTTTTGTCCCGTTACGCGCAGACGGAACCCAGGAAAAGTAA
- a CDS encoding S26 family signal peptidase: protein MIRWQPDPVHPLTKNAIRRVVILALASLGLTALALGATSRFRPVIVYNASASVPLGYYRVLPVGKLTVTDLVLLHTPESVRDLADRRGYLPRSVPMIKSVAALEGDEVCAVGNELFINGHLVARRRTYDHHNRSMPRWEGCQVVADDEVFVLNGGVRDSFDGRYFGIVKTSLIIGRLAPL, encoded by the coding sequence ATGATCCGCTGGCAACCCGATCCGGTCCACCCCCTGACGAAAAATGCGATCCGCAGGGTGGTTATACTGGCCCTGGCAAGCCTCGGACTGACTGCGCTTGCACTGGGGGCGACCTCCCGGTTCCGGCCTGTCATTGTCTATAATGCCAGTGCCAGCGTGCCCCTCGGCTACTACCGGGTCCTGCCTGTGGGAAAGCTTACCGTCACGGACCTCGTCTTGCTCCATACGCCCGAATCTGTCCGGGATCTCGCCGATCGGCGGGGCTATCTGCCCCGGTCCGTTCCCATGATTAAGTCCGTGGCGGCTCTGGAAGGCGATGAGGTATGCGCGGTAGGGAATGAGCTATTCATCAATGGTCACCTCGTGGCCAGACGCCGGACCTACGATCATCACAACCGGTCTATGCCCCGGTGGGAGGGGTGTCAGGTTGTGGCGGATGATGAGGTCTTTGTCCTCAATGGCGGTGTCAGGGACTCGTTTGACGGGCGTTATTTCGGCATCGTCAAAACTTCACTCATCATCGGCAGGCTGGCCCCATTATGA
- the rlxS gene encoding relaxase/mobilization nuclease RlxS (I built this because a sul1 chimera in AMR looks like the C-terminus.), whose translation MTSDDDFEPHLGRIRSVGKGRAGTFLNRVLAATNLARGGAAQSPPGRKSRFDGSRIGRGSGVGRVLSVRDGYSALRQRRVIIKSRIVKLAGKGLSAARAHLRYIQRDGVTRDGAPGQLYTAGLERCDDRAFLDRAGDGGDRHQFRFIVSPEDGHQYDDLKPFVRRLMTQMEEDIDTRLDWVAVDHYNTGHPHSHIIVRGRDDVGKDLIIAREYITTGLRERAAEIVRMDFGPRSDFEIEATLKQEVDQERFTSLDRTLIRDRDKSGVVAAVDRDALRQSLRAGRLQKLKRLGLAEDIGAGRWQLAPDLEPILRRMGERGDIIKTLHRDMAAQGRPWPDLVIHQPDTESPSPEPIVGQLIRRGLSDELKDRHYMIIDGVDGRLHYVDIGQGERTQALPVQAIVRLSPNQPDIRQADLIIAEVAAASGGYYDVEAHLRHDPLARENFVETHYRRLEAIRRSTGGPDRDADGRFRIDADYLNQALSYEQKQARSAPVRVELLSALPPDRLITIQAATWLDHELVAEVPKSVIDAGFGKAVRAALNQRRQWLIGEGLAREAGEAQTVFKTNLIETLKRCDLRLAAGQLSEDLGLNFVEMRAGQRIDGTLRDSLDLVSGKMAVVELTSGPHLKARDFTLVPWRPVLENHIGKPISGIVREGGINWTIGRQRGLGIE comes from the coding sequence ATGACGTCTGACGATGACTTTGAGCCGCACCTCGGCCGGATCAGGTCGGTCGGGAAGGGCAGGGCGGGCACGTTCCTGAATCGGGTGCTGGCGGCCACAAACCTCGCGCGCGGCGGGGCCGCTCAAAGCCCGCCCGGCCGCAAATCCCGCTTTGACGGGAGCCGGATCGGCCGGGGGTCCGGTGTGGGGCGGGTGCTGTCGGTGCGTGACGGCTATTCCGCCCTGCGCCAGCGCCGCGTCATTATCAAATCCCGCATCGTCAAACTGGCCGGTAAGGGCCTGTCGGCGGCCCGGGCGCATCTGCGTTATATTCAGCGGGACGGCGTGACCCGTGACGGGGCGCCGGGTCAGCTTTATACGGCTGGCCTCGAAAGGTGCGATGACAGGGCCTTTCTGGATCGCGCCGGGGACGGGGGCGACCGTCATCAGTTCAGGTTCATCGTCTCGCCGGAAGATGGCCATCAGTATGATGATCTTAAGCCGTTTGTCCGACGCCTGATGACGCAGATGGAAGAGGATATTGATACGAGACTGGATTGGGTCGCGGTCGATCACTATAACACCGGTCACCCCCACAGCCACATCATTGTGCGGGGCCGCGACGATGTGGGTAAAGACCTTATCATCGCCCGTGAATATATCACCACCGGCCTGCGTGAGCGGGCGGCGGAAATTGTCCGGATGGATTTTGGCCCGCGATCCGATTTTGAAATCGAGGCGACCCTGAAACAGGAAGTGGATCAGGAACGCTTCACCAGCCTTGACCGCACCCTCATTCGTGACCGTGACAAGAGCGGCGTGGTGGCCGCTGTCGACCGGGACGCCTTGCGCCAGTCGCTCAGGGCGGGGCGCCTGCAGAAACTTAAGCGGCTTGGCCTGGCCGAAGATATCGGCGCGGGGCGGTGGCAACTGGCCCCGGACCTTGAACCGATCTTACGCCGGATGGGCGAACGCGGCGATATTATCAAAACCCTTCACCGGGATATGGCCGCTCAGGGCCGGCCCTGGCCTGATCTGGTTATTCACCAGCCTGACACGGAGTCCCCGTCACCGGAACCGATCGTCGGTCAGCTTATCCGGCGCGGCCTGTCCGATGAACTTAAGGATCGCCATTATATGATCATCGATGGTGTTGACGGCCGGCTTCACTATGTCGATATCGGTCAGGGTGAAAGGACGCAGGCCCTGCCGGTTCAGGCGATTGTCAGACTAAGCCCAAATCAGCCGGACATCAGACAGGCTGACCTGATCATCGCTGAGGTCGCGGCCGCCAGTGGCGGATACTATGATGTCGAGGCTCATCTCCGGCATGATCCGTTGGCAAGGGAGAACTTCGTTGAGACCCACTATCGCCGTCTGGAGGCCATCCGCCGCAGCACTGGCGGCCCTGACCGTGACGCCGACGGGCGGTTCAGGATCGACGCTGATTACCTGAACCAGGCTCTGAGCTATGAGCAAAAACAGGCGCGGTCTGCGCCGGTGAGGGTTGAGCTCTTATCAGCCCTGCCACCTGACAGGTTGATCACGATTCAGGCGGCCACCTGGCTCGATCATGAGCTTGTCGCTGAGGTCCCGAAATCTGTTATTGATGCAGGATTCGGCAAGGCGGTAAGGGCGGCACTTAATCAGAGACGGCAATGGCTGATCGGGGAGGGGCTGGCGCGCGAGGCCGGGGAAGCTCAGACGGTGTTTAAGACCAACCTGATCGAAACCCTGAAGCGCTGTGACCTGCGTCTGGCGGCGGGACAGTTGTCAGAGGATCTGGGGCTGAATTTTGTGGAGATGCGGGCCGGACAGCGCATAGACGGGACTTTGCGCGACAGTCTGGATCTCGTGAGCGGGAAGATGGCGGTTGTAGAACTGACTTCCGGCCCTCACCTAAAAGCCCGTGACTTTACGCTTGTGCCCTGGCGGCCGGTCCTTGAGAACCATATCGGTAAACCCATATCCGGAATTGTGCGCGAGGGCGGCATCAACTGGACGATTGGCCGGCAGAGAGGGCTGGGCATAGAGTGA
- a CDS encoding DUF736 domain-containing protein, with translation MSAIGYVTRNAETGLYKGQIRTLSIRTDIEIVPNRGKSSPEHPDFRVFAGAVELGAGWIRTGERSGKDYVSLAIAAPEFGPRRLYVNLGRAADQDDDEVFALIWNPVD, from the coding sequence ATGTCTGCCATCGGTTATGTTACCCGCAATGCTGAAACCGGCCTCTATAAGGGCCAGATCAGAACCCTTTCCATCCGCACCGACATCGAAATTGTCCCCAATCGCGGCAAATCCTCACCCGAACATCCTGACTTCAGGGTCTTCGCCGGGGCCGTCGAACTGGGGGCGGGCTGGATCAGAACGGGCGAACGCTCCGGCAAGGACTATGTCTCGCTGGCCATCGCGGCCCCTGAATTTGGTCCGCGTCGCCTCTATGTCAATCTCGGTCGCGCCGCTGATCAGGATGATGATGAGGTCTTTGCTCTGATCTGGAACCCGGTCGACTGA
- a CDS encoding helix-turn-helix transcriptional regulator: MEDHVERAERARKGSPFLNTAQAAHYIGLSHRTLEKMRTHGTGPRFRKHGRYVRYHIKDLDDWSRGEGRISTSETVKQDQSR; this comes from the coding sequence ATGGAAGATCATGTCGAGCGTGCCGAACGTGCGCGCAAGGGAAGTCCGTTTTTAAACACCGCCCAGGCCGCGCATTATATCGGTCTGTCCCACCGAACCCTGGAAAAAATGCGCACTCACGGCACCGGGCCGCGGTTTCGCAAACATGGCCGCTATGTCCGTTACCACATTAAGGACCTCGACGACTGGTCTCGCGGAGAAGGCCGGATATCCACCTCGGAGACTGTAAAACAGGATCAATCCCGATGA
- a CDS encoding CHAT domain-containing tetratricopeptide repeat protein — MDLHADAAKAIADGNFDRAMDLLAPLVRAEPLNHRAWALLATLETLLDDPESAGVCQSNALDALQDEIEAAERLVADWKSEMAIEALAGLWPYVRQYRQWNGRIEVPFWEVFGDALVQQQQSVRAEICFGLALKLRRRLMPSDLTGLGGIFQRLWATAFQQNLHGRARRRIRTAIRLFRSGQASRQTLGNAYGSLATLESEMANRDEANRAFSAALECFGGEGTAELKAYLLAKRATLYLRERDYGRARSDFEAALEIARPLGGQVLFDVAVDAASYDHQIGEFLKDEEHLRAALARVDEAESTGLVSPKSYATRGVILRALKQFEPARRHFLAALAGYRSFEEPDLLSQAHVAWNLGGAIAGMGHHRRALRLIKWARPRLLAFYGADHPSLLNQQVTEAALLHRMGDTAGARSHLRHVLEMERLVLKRVVRKDIPLELVAHQRLSVEAFQAYAGLTLAALGECGAGDILDAALLTSGAARYAFAAASREDPQEQPPSDALDLPVGICLAVFLRIFTPVAPRDPSAWSTEWEGARVICVLHHKSVGTRLLALGDAGRFNRQMETWGRNILSGKAVSAPRGLTSAFQKIRSLCGNARLITMQCGLPAGIPFILCDPDFPAADIEGNWGSVTTAKSHTPGPALLVASGDFIRGSAGKIAGSAHILQELGRARGPDAVELYDGDATPDHIISALSRRPKRVHIIAHGDVAPGSTIDAFSGAALLFPNNNQNKRLTARHVATLDLRGVDLVILSACSTGTGQVLEGEGAASLASGFLQAGVQAVIASLWPVGNAETSTFMAQFYQVLDDFPTAEALHITQMRMRKSGLPVRDWAGWRLYARNLSAAVQALG; from the coding sequence ATGGATCTGCATGCCGACGCCGCCAAGGCGATTGCCGACGGGAATTTTGACCGCGCGATGGACCTCCTGGCCCCACTTGTGCGCGCGGAGCCGTTGAACCATCGGGCTTGGGCACTGCTTGCGACCTTGGAAACTCTTCTGGACGATCCGGAGTCCGCCGGGGTCTGTCAATCCAATGCGCTGGACGCTCTGCAGGACGAGATCGAAGCTGCGGAAAGGCTTGTCGCGGACTGGAAGAGCGAGATGGCCATCGAAGCACTGGCAGGCTTGTGGCCCTACGTCCGGCAATATCGGCAATGGAACGGACGGATCGAAGTTCCGTTCTGGGAGGTCTTTGGTGACGCGCTCGTACAGCAGCAGCAGTCAGTGCGTGCGGAAATCTGTTTTGGGCTGGCCCTGAAGTTGCGCCGGCGTCTGATGCCATCGGACCTGACTGGTCTTGGGGGTATCTTTCAACGGTTGTGGGCCACAGCGTTCCAGCAAAACCTGCATGGCCGGGCGCGACGCAGGATACGGACAGCCATCCGGCTGTTTCGTTCCGGTCAGGCCTCTCGTCAAACTCTCGGCAACGCCTATGGTTCCCTCGCGACGCTTGAATCGGAAATGGCCAATCGCGACGAGGCCAACCGCGCCTTTTCGGCGGCGCTTGAATGTTTTGGGGGAGAAGGCACAGCGGAGCTCAAGGCTTATCTTCTCGCCAAACGGGCTACCCTCTATCTCCGTGAGAGGGACTACGGTCGAGCCCGTTCAGATTTTGAAGCGGCTTTGGAAATTGCCCGCCCGCTCGGCGGCCAAGTACTGTTCGATGTGGCCGTGGATGCGGCATCTTATGATCACCAGATCGGCGAATTCCTGAAAGATGAAGAGCATTTACGCGCTGCGCTTGCCCGCGTGGACGAGGCAGAAAGCACCGGCCTTGTCTCACCGAAATCGTACGCAACCCGCGGCGTCATCCTTCGTGCTCTCAAGCAGTTTGAGCCTGCGCGGCGCCATTTTCTGGCAGCTCTGGCAGGATATCGCAGTTTTGAAGAGCCCGATCTCCTCTCACAGGCGCATGTTGCCTGGAACCTGGGCGGTGCCATAGCGGGGATGGGGCATCACCGTCGTGCATTGCGCCTCATAAAATGGGCCCGTCCCCGCCTGCTGGCATTCTACGGGGCCGATCACCCGTCGTTGCTCAACCAACAAGTTACCGAGGCCGCCCTGCTCCATCGCATGGGGGACACCGCTGGCGCCCGCTCACATCTTCGACACGTCCTGGAAATGGAACGCCTTGTTCTGAAACGCGTCGTGCGCAAGGATATTCCGTTGGAACTGGTAGCGCACCAGCGTCTCAGCGTGGAGGCTTTCCAGGCCTATGCCGGTCTGACGCTCGCCGCGCTTGGCGAATGCGGCGCCGGCGACATACTGGATGCCGCGCTGTTGACCTCGGGTGCCGCAAGGTATGCTTTTGCGGCTGCGTCGCGCGAAGACCCGCAGGAGCAACCGCCTTCGGACGCCCTGGACTTGCCGGTCGGTATCTGTCTGGCCGTCTTTCTGCGCATTTTTACGCCGGTCGCACCCCGTGACCCTAGTGCATGGTCGACCGAATGGGAGGGCGCACGCGTCATATGTGTTCTCCACCACAAGTCCGTCGGTACGCGATTGCTTGCATTGGGTGATGCCGGTCGTTTCAATCGTCAGATGGAGACTTGGGGCCGAAATATTTTGAGCGGCAAAGCCGTGTCGGCGCCGCGTGGGCTGACGTCAGCCTTCCAGAAGATCAGGTCGCTATGCGGGAACGCCAGACTTATCACGATGCAATGCGGACTACCGGCGGGTATTCCGTTCATTTTGTGCGATCCGGATTTTCCGGCTGCCGACATCGAAGGCAACTGGGGCAGCGTCACCACGGCCAAATCGCATACGCCCGGACCGGCACTACTTGTTGCGAGCGGTGATTTCATCAGGGGCAGTGCTGGAAAAATTGCAGGCTCAGCACACATCCTGCAGGAGCTCGGGCGAGCACGCGGACCTGATGCCGTTGAACTCTATGACGGAGACGCGACTCCCGATCATATTATCTCCGCTCTTTCGCGCCGCCCGAAAAGGGTTCACATAATTGCTCATGGCGATGTAGCGCCAGGTTCGACGATCGACGCCTTCAGCGGCGCTGCTCTGCTTTTTCCGAATAACAACCAGAATAAACGGCTAACCGCACGTCACGTTGCGACACTTGATCTCCGAGGCGTGGACCTGGTGATCTTGTCGGCTTGTTCGACAGGTACTGGGCAGGTCCTGGAGGGCGAGGGCGCCGCCAGCCTGGCGAGTGGCTTTCTTCAGGCCGGTGTCCAGGCCGTCATAGCCAGCCTGTGGCCCGTCGGGAACGCGGAAACCTCAACCTTTATGGCGCAGTTCTACCAGGTTCTGGATGACTTTCCGACAGCTGAGGCGCTTCATATCACGCAGATGCGGATGCGAAAGAGCGGGCTCCCCGTTAGGGACTGGGCCGGCTGGCGCTTATATGCGCGCAATCTTTCCGCCGCAGTGCAGGCTCTGGGTTAA
- a CDS encoding pYEATS domain-containing protein: protein MRKIRIESPAANGVVSFHVVSNRTGKSLVSPDLLTPDIGLCTVDIPDDDDVSVVWRRLGNATEVRQVEPGAGHVVLGDDVKAGPVIAAIETLPFTAVDSPLTFHTEGPFAERSVERAELATRRVFQGRRLPGAQGVDDIIGFSPGIRVLESAGPTATATAKRLMARSTARKATRESKPELNVSNLEKSLNRFSRKEQKRSASVRSSAVEARFIPSKEGKALGMMFIHDVPEGPLSVGVASDTSPFKYGGWKPYHGEWPIHVHQNFGRLTFEIPPAGRGPQPVDFEAGAKVRFTVAAINRKSTRFLVPLYSGGTRVTLTGEGLSNYEVHFDVEPSDSRLRVVIQSLVVANERDVLAVSESVKKTANELLPSVRDGSLYDPWAAIVLGLAIRRHKWDVDCSWCQPLAARFPWIPDALVLTGWWFSTKAGGRNLSRTVELLSQARRLGAVYFAESNSILRDLLVWLSSDGTTKAMRALAKRELGLWRSKVPFQSWSGATFAWVVERSNLKGEIDPKNDLVLYKGQIGDLIGSTDPNKGRFGGRSEANGRRVKALIFPTDDREWYEVEVLVESLDGTASMTGNVEFHLHPTYPSRIIEVQAEQGKARLKVPAWGAFTVGVVADEGKTRLELDLSTAQGATTGFTAR, encoded by the coding sequence ATGAGAAAAATCAGAATCGAATCTCCAGCTGCCAACGGTGTCGTCAGCTTTCACGTGGTTTCCAACCGGACCGGCAAAAGCCTGGTTTCGCCGGACCTTTTGACGCCGGACATTGGACTGTGCACGGTGGACATTCCGGACGACGACGATGTAAGCGTCGTATGGCGCCGCCTGGGTAATGCGACGGAGGTCCGGCAGGTGGAACCTGGCGCAGGTCATGTCGTGCTGGGCGACGATGTGAAGGCCGGTCCTGTCATTGCAGCGATTGAGACCCTGCCGTTCACAGCCGTCGACTCGCCGCTGACATTCCATACAGAAGGTCCCTTTGCTGAAAGATCGGTTGAGCGGGCAGAGCTGGCGACGCGCCGGGTGTTCCAAGGCCGGCGACTGCCCGGTGCGCAGGGCGTTGACGATATTATCGGCTTTAGCCCGGGCATCAGGGTGCTGGAATCGGCTGGCCCGACGGCCACGGCTACCGCAAAGCGATTGATGGCCAGGTCCACGGCTCGCAAAGCCACTCGGGAGTCGAAGCCGGAGCTGAACGTAAGCAACCTTGAAAAATCTCTGAACCGCTTTTCACGCAAAGAGCAAAAGCGGTCAGCGTCTGTCAGGAGCAGCGCTGTAGAAGCCAGGTTCATCCCCTCAAAGGAGGGAAAGGCCCTTGGGATGATGTTCATCCACGACGTACCGGAAGGACCTCTATCCGTTGGTGTGGCTTCCGATACCAGTCCTTTTAAGTATGGCGGGTGGAAGCCTTACCATGGTGAGTGGCCGATCCATGTACACCAGAATTTCGGGCGGCTTACATTTGAGATACCACCAGCTGGGAGAGGCCCCCAGCCGGTAGACTTCGAAGCGGGTGCAAAGGTCAGGTTTACGGTCGCGGCCATCAACCGCAAATCTACCCGGTTTCTGGTGCCCTTATATTCGGGGGGCACTCGTGTCACTTTGACGGGCGAAGGGCTTTCCAATTACGAGGTTCACTTTGACGTTGAACCGTCAGACTCGCGCCTGCGCGTTGTCATACAGTCCTTGGTGGTAGCAAATGAGCGCGACGTTCTGGCAGTTTCTGAATCGGTGAAGAAGACCGCGAATGAACTGCTACCCTCTGTGCGCGACGGTAGTCTTTATGACCCCTGGGCGGCGATCGTTCTCGGGCTCGCCATCCGTCGTCATAAATGGGATGTCGACTGCAGCTGGTGCCAGCCGCTGGCCGCGAGATTTCCCTGGATTCCTGATGCTCTTGTTTTGACCGGCTGGTGGTTCTCCACGAAAGCTGGAGGCAGAAATTTAAGCCGCACGGTTGAGCTTTTAAGCCAGGCAAGGCGATTGGGCGCTGTTTATTTCGCCGAATCAAACTCAATCCTGCGCGATCTTCTGGTCTGGCTGTCGTCTGATGGAACGACCAAAGCTATGCGCGCTCTGGCAAAACGCGAACTTGGGCTCTGGCGTTCCAAGGTTCCGTTCCAGAGCTGGAGCGGTGCCACATTCGCGTGGGTTGTCGAGCGGAGTAATCTGAAGGGTGAGATCGACCCGAAAAATGATCTTGTTCTCTACAAAGGACAAATCGGCGATCTCATCGGCTCGACCGATCCGAACAAAGGACGGTTCGGTGGCCGTTCCGAAGCCAATGGCCGTCGCGTGAAGGCACTTATATTCCCGACCGATGACAGAGAGTGGTACGAGGTCGAAGTATTAGTCGAAAGTCTGGATGGCACTGCATCTATGACTGGCAATGTGGAATTTCATCTGCACCCGACCTATCCAAGCCGGATCATCGAGGTACAGGCCGAGCAGGGAAAAGCCAGGCTCAAGGTACCTGCCTGGGGGGCCTTTACAGTCGGAGTGGTCGCTGATGAGGGAAAAACGAGGCTCGAACTCGATTTGTCGACAGCACAAGGAGCTACGACGGGCTTCACGGCAAGATAG
- a CDS encoding TauD/TfdA family dioxygenase: MIRKTDIDTIRISEQESLQILVNASGLTYPATGSYEPFLDGARGAMGTAYGPKTLADIRAMSGCGSGVLVIEGLPFDASVTRGLADPEVALANKPSDLSEVILAGTVKLIGEPYAILQEGRGLISHLSPKRSHLMTNTGLGAILELAEHIENSAARLLPGDRSPDGLALISVAKERDTSPGTIIADGRLALASRPEKSQAILRDPERFSIRFPERWRKDGFPELLPTAIVYGYGDDMTFVASLYGDMTVGNDAEAQAELDAFAQALHAVSVDLYLEPGRLALISNRAVFHGRRGFTPAFDADGLPYRFLQRLFWTSSVDRFGDWPRIRGRLIHPRP, encoded by the coding sequence ATGATCCGCAAGACCGACATCGATACTATTCGCATCAGCGAACAAGAAAGCCTGCAAATCCTTGTCAATGCAAGCGGTTTGACCTATCCCGCCACCGGTTCTTACGAGCCCTTTCTCGACGGCGCGCGTGGCGCGATGGGCACCGCCTACGGCCCCAAAACGCTGGCTGACATCCGCGCCATGTCGGGCTGCGGCAGCGGCGTCTTGGTCATCGAAGGCCTGCCCTTCGACGCATCGGTGACCCGTGGTCTCGCCGACCCGGAAGTCGCCCTGGCCAACAAGCCCAGTGACCTCAGCGAGGTCATCCTTGCCGGTACGGTGAAACTTATCGGCGAGCCCTACGCGATCCTTCAGGAAGGTCGTGGCCTCATCTCGCACCTGTCGCCCAAACGTTCGCATCTGATGACCAATACCGGTCTCGGCGCGATCCTGGAGCTTGCCGAGCATATCGAAAACTCGGCGGCCCGCCTGTTGCCGGGCGACCGGTCTCCGGACGGCCTCGCCCTGATCAGCGTGGCCAAAGAGCGCGACACCTCGCCGGGTACGATCATCGCCGACGGCCGCCTGGCCCTGGCGTCCCGCCCTGAGAAGTCCCAGGCCATCCTGCGGGATCCCGAGCGGTTTTCGATCCGCTTTCCGGAGCGCTGGCGCAAGGACGGCTTCCCCGAGTTGCTGCCGACCGCCATCGTCTATGGCTATGGCGACGACATGACCTTCGTGGCCTCGCTCTATGGCGACATGACGGTGGGCAACGACGCGGAGGCTCAGGCCGAACTCGATGCCTTCGCCCAAGCCCTGCATGCGGTGTCCGTCGACCTCTATCTTGAGCCTGGCCGCCTGGCCTTGATTTCAAACAGGGCCGTTTTTCACGGCAGGCGCGGCTTTACCCCCGCCTTCGACGCGGACGGTCTCCCCTACCGCTTCCTGCAGCGCCTGTTCTGGACCTCCAGTGTGGACCGGTTCGGCGATTGGCCGCGTATCCGGGGGCGCCTGATCCACCCTCGCCCATAA